In the Staphylococcus equorum genome, GGTTCAAGTCGTGTGACTTACTTTCAACTGTGGGCGCTTGATTATTCACATTATTAAATTTAAAAAGAGAGAATTTAATAGGAATGAAAGGAATTAATCCTGCAAGAAGAGTTAGATACCAAACTTTATAATTTAACATATAATTAAAATAGCGTTTTAATATGTACCTAAAAAATAATAACAATAGAAATATAAAACAAAAGCTTACTATGCTCATTATTAATAACTTAGCCATTTCAACACCTTCTTTCAAATATTTATAATAAACTATTGACACCGATATTACAATTGTAATATTATTGATTTATAAAAATTACAACTGTAATATCGGAGGGTTTATTTTGAAAAAGTTAATATTTTTAATTGTAATTGCTTTAGTTTTAAGTGCATGTAATTCAAACAGTTCACATGCCAAAGAGTTAAATGATTTAGAAAAAAAATATAATGCTCATATTGGTGTTTATGCTTTAGATACTAAAAGTGGTAAGGAAGTAAAATTTAATTCAGATAAGAGATTTGCCTATGCTTCAACTTCAAAAGCGATAAATAGTGCTATTTTGTTAGAACAAGTACCTTATAATAAGTTAAATAAAAAAGTACATATTAACAAAGATGATATAGTTGCTTATTCTCCTATTTTAGAAAAATATGTAGGAAAAGATATCACTTTAAAAGCACTTATTGAGGCTTCAATGACATATAGTGATAATACAGCAAACAATAAAATTATAAAAGAAATCGGTGGAATCAAAAAAGTTAAACAACGTCTAAAAGAACTAGGAGATAAAGTAACAAATCCAGTTAGATATGAGATAGAATTAAATTACTATTCACCAAAGAGCAAAAAAGATACTTCAACACCTGCTGCTTTCGGTAAGACTTTAAATAAACTTATCGCAAATGGAAAATTAAGCAAAGAAAACAAAAAATTCTTACTTGATTTAATGTTAAATAATAAAAGCGGAGATACTTTAATTAAAGACGGTGTTCCAAAAGACTATAAGGTTGCTGATAAAAGTGGTCAAGCAATAACATATGCTTCTAGAAATGATGTTGCTTTTGTTTATCCTAAGGGCCAATCTGAACCTATTGTTTTAGTCATTTTTACGAATAAAGACAATAAAAGTGATAAGCCAAATGATAAGTTGATAAGTGAAACCGCCAAGAGTGTAATGAAGGAATTTTAATATTCTAAATGCATAATAAATACTGATAACATCTTATATTTTGTATTATATTTTGTATTATCGTTGACATGTATAATTTTGATATCAAAAACTGATTTTCCCTCTATTATTTTCGAGATTTATTTTCTTAATTCTCTTTAACAAACTAGAAATATTGTATATACAAAAAATTATAAATAATAGATGAATAGTTTAATTATAGGTGTTCATCAATCGAAAAAGCAACGTATCTTATTTAAAGTGCGTTGCTTTTTTCTCATTTATAAGGTTAAATAATTCTCATATATCAAGCAAAGTGACACTCTTAATATTAAGTTAAGAGGTTTTGTGTCAAAAACGAACGTTTTTAACTTTAAAGATTTTATCTATTTTTTATTCGTCTGTATAATAACAGATAAAATTATGGTTAAAATAAATATCAGTATAGTTGTAAAAATAATAATTTTATTATTTTGATTTTTATCTTCTTGCTCATCATCTTCTTCTAATTCTTTAATTCTTTGCTCGCGTACTTCAACTTCTTCTCTTGAGCCTTGCTCATTATCTAAGATATAGGGTTGTTGGTCTTTTACTTTCATAAATTTTTTCTCCTTATTATTAGAACAACAAAGACACCTAAAGATTTAGGTGTCTCAGTTTTTTTAATTTCATTTTTATTACATTCGGCTAAGCAGTTCTTTTTTTATAATAATCAAAGCATGGTTACCTTTTGAGTTGATGTTTTCCTGAGCATTTAGTATTAATAGATCAATTAAATCGTCATTATCTTTTTGACTTATTTCGTCTTTGAATTGATCAATATTTTCTATTAAAATTTTTTGATTGGGTTGCTGTTTGTCTATAGTGTAATACTGGTCAGCGCCCAAACCACCCTCTTCAATCATTTTCGATATTTCATTAGATCGTGTTTCATTTGTTTTGCTTATTTCTATTTCTTTTTTATCAGAGTTAACCATGACTATCCCCCTTATATGCCCATTACACACAGTGTAATAATACATATTTAAAATAACAATAACTCTGCTCACTAATAATTTATTGAGGGTTTAATAAATGACATTCTTGGTATCGTTTACATAGATGATTATTATTAGAATTCATATCAAAGAGGCACCTTGGTCAACCAAGGTGCCTCTTAATCGTTTCAAAAACAAATTCCATCTTAATAAGGATCGTTTTTAATTTCATTTTTTCTTGTTGAATTTCTATGTCTTATTGTTAAGTCATACTTTTAAAATGTATAATTATTTGTTAAATAATTAATCTGTTTTTTTCGGCGTCGCTCGGTAAACAATAAACGATAAGATAACGGCAATAATGGATATAGAAAAGCTAATAAAATAAACGAGTTCAACTCCTGCAACCATTGCCTGATTTATTGTGTCAGGATCTTGTGGTTTCCCTGAATTTTGTAAAAATTGAAGCTGTCTTGCATTCATAATACTAACAAATACTGCAACACCAATTGCTCCAGCAACTGGTTGTAAAGTTGTCATCACTGCAGTCCCATGTGGATATAAATGTTTTGGAAGTTGATTTAACCCATTGGTTTCAGCAGGCATCATAATTGCTGAAACAGATAGCATCAACAAGATATAACTAAGAATAACGATCCACAAAGGCGTATCCACATTCAATCTACTCATCACATACATTGCCCCACTTAGCACAATTGATGCAGGAATCATCAAAACACGCGGGCCAAATTTATCAAATAGATATCCCATAAACGGCGACATTGCCCCATTAAGTAAACTGCCCGGCAGTAAAATTAACCCCGCAGTAGCTGCAGTTAAAGCCAATGGTCCTTGCATATAGATAGGTAAAATTATTTCTGAAGCAAACATCGTCATGATGATTATTAAAAACATTAAAATAGCGTGTGTATACATAGGATATTTAAATACTCTTAAATCTATTAGAGGTTCTTTTAAATTTAATTGTCTTATTGAAAATAAGACAATTCCAATGATTCCAACAATTATTGGAATTAATACATTGATACTTAAAAACCCTGATTCACTTTTTCCAGCGCTACTAAAGCCATATATAACAGCCCCAAAACCTATAGTTGAAAAAACTAATGATAAATAATCGATTTTAGGTTTAGTAACTTCTGATACATTAATTAAAAACTTAGACGCAAATGCAATTGAGAATATTGAAAATGGGATTACCATAATAAATAAAGAACGCCAACCTAGATATTCAACAATCACTCCAGATAGCGTTGGGCCAATAGTTGGCGCAAACATGATAACAAACCCAACGATTCCCATGATTTTTCCACGTTTAAAGGGGGGGTAAATCAGCAAAAATACATTGAATATAATAGGCAAAAGCATCCCGGTCCCGATTGCTTGAATGAACCGTCCAATAAGAAGTATAGGAAAGGCTGGTGCCGCCGCACAAATTACTGTTCCAAGAGTAAAAATGGTCATAGTACTTAAAAATAACTGTCTTGTAGTAAACCACTGCAACAACAACGCAGAAATCGGTGCTACGATTCCCATAATCAACATAAACCCTGTCGTCATCCATTGTACAGTTGGTAAAGTGATATCGAATTCTTTCATCAAAGATGTAAGGGCAATATTTAATAATGTTTCATTTAATATAGCAAAAAAAGCTCCAATAATTAGCGACAATATAATGGGTAATGTTTTAAAATTTGGATCATCCGCTAGATACTCATATTTTTGGTGCTTATTATTGTTCATTTTAAGGCCCTCTCTATCATAAATATTTAAATTAACTAAAAATTTTAATCATCTGTTTAATACTTATGAAATGTATTTACGGTAGGTATTAAAATTGATGAAATTTATATAAGTGCTTTCAATGAAAATGACCGTTTATTTATCCTCCTGATTTAAGGAGTTAGAAATTTCGAAAACGATTCTTTCCATTTGTTGCATTTGTTCCATGTCGAGATATTCAATACATTATAGAAAACCAAAGACCATCACTAATTAAACGCCGTTTTAAAATTTCATCAGGATTGCCTTCGTCTTTAAAAGGGGCCTCTTTTAATATAAGTTCTACTCTTTCATACCTAACTCTTTCAATGCCATCGTTTCATACGCCGATTCTCCTGATTCCATAGCAAACTCAGCGATAAACATTGGGAATACTGCATTGAGTTCTATTATATGCTCTTTCATTCGTGGCCATATTTCACCTCCAGCTTTACCGTATGCTGTTATAAGTTGCTCTAATCCTTCGTCGTCGAATACACGATGGTGTCCTATAAAGTCCATTGATGGGTCGGAGTGGGTTGCTTCAGTCCAGTCTATGAGACCTGTGACGTTTGCTTGGTTATCTACCATTATATGTCCTGGATGTAAGTCCCCATGTATCATGGTCGCATGTCGAGGCCATAGTTCGTCGTTTTCTAACCATTGTTTCCATCTGTTCCATAATTCATCTGATACGCCATAAGTTTCTTTAACTTTATTCATTCTTCTTTGAAAGTCATTTTTTATTTCTTGTATGGTTTTGATATTTATATGCTGAACGTTAATGTTTTCTTCTGGTATGTTGTGTAAATCTACGAGTGTTTCAGCTAATGTGTTAATAAAGTTTTCTGGTAATGGTTTGTGTTCAATTTCCCATACATAATTTTGTATTTCTGGATCTATTGTGGCTGCGGGTTTACCTGTAAGTTTTGGGTAAGCAATAAGGTCTTTTGCATGTACTTTCCACTTCGGTATTTCAAATGAAACATTCTTCTGTAAGAAGTCTACCGTTTGTTTTTCGGGTTTTGTTCGTTTATAAACGTCAGGTCTTCTTGGTAGTCTCAAAACCCATTCTACTCCATGTTTATCTTTTCCAAATGCAACTTGGAAATCAAGTCCCGATTCATTCAATGAGATTGTTTGAGGTTGGATGTGTAATTGATATTTTTCTGCACATTTAATAATTTCATTATGTCGAGTCATTTTATTGGCTCCTTATTTCTATTATATTTTTCTTGTGAACGTATTTTTTATATTGATATAAATGAACCTAATCTTCAAGACTTCGGGATATAGTGTATGAAAGTAATTTATGTTCTAATATTATAAATAATAATACTTCTTAATTGATAGTGCTGGGAATGGTTGTTTATTAATGATTGCAGTTCCTGAGCGTTATGAACACGTTGTTTTTATACCGAAGACATTAAAATTATACACTTTTAAATCACAAAAAATTTATAAATCATCGGTTATGTTACTATTGTTATTTACTTTATTATAATACTTTAAAGAAATATTTAATATAAATTAGTGTATAGTTTTTAAGTTATATCATGAATAGATTGTCCTGTTAATTCCCATTTTTTATCTGATACATGTTTAACAAACCTTGTATCATGTGATGTAAACAAAATGATTCCAGGATATTTATTCATAAACATTTCTAATGCTTCTAATGTTTTAATATCTAAAAAATTAGTTGGTTCATCCAAAATTAACATATTCGCTTTCGTTGAAAATAATACTGCTAACGATAATTTCGTTCTTTCCCCACCACTCAAAACATTACAAGAACGCTCAAGTGCTTCATTTAAACCCAAGTTATTTAAAATAGCTCTACTGAATGATTCTGATGAATCCGTTTCATCCATTAAATATTGCAATAATGAAACGTCACGCATGTCTTCATAAGCAAGTTGACGATAGTATGCCATTTGCACTTTAGGAGAACAATCAATTCCCTCTATTTGGTGGTAAATAGCTTCAAG is a window encoding:
- a CDS encoding BlaZ family penicillin-hydrolyzing class A beta-lactamase PC1, coding for MKKLIFLIVIALVLSACNSNSSHAKELNDLEKKYNAHIGVYALDTKSGKEVKFNSDKRFAYASTSKAINSAILLEQVPYNKLNKKVHINKDDIVAYSPILEKYVGKDITLKALIEASMTYSDNTANNKIIKEIGGIKKVKQRLKELGDKVTNPVRYEIELNYYSPKSKKDTSTPAAFGKTLNKLIANGKLSKENKKFLLDLMLNNKSGDTLIKDGVPKDYKVADKSGQAITYASRNDVAFVYPKGQSEPIVLVIFTNKDNKSDKPNDKLISETAKSVMKEF
- a CDS encoding MDR family MFS transporter translates to MNNNKHQKYEYLADDPNFKTLPIILSLIIGAFFAILNETLLNIALTSLMKEFDITLPTVQWMTTGFMLIMGIVAPISALLLQWFTTRQLFLSTMTIFTLGTVICAAAPAFPILLIGRFIQAIGTGMLLPIIFNVFLLIYPPFKRGKIMGIVGFVIMFAPTIGPTLSGVIVEYLGWRSLFIMVIPFSIFSIAFASKFLINVSEVTKPKIDYLSLVFSTIGFGAVIYGFSSAGKSESGFLSINVLIPIIVGIIGIVLFSIRQLNLKEPLIDLRVFKYPMYTHAILMFLIIIMTMFASEIILPIYMQGPLALTAATAGLILLPGSLLNGAMSPFMGYLFDKFGPRVLMIPASIVLSGAMYVMSRLNVDTPLWIVILSYILLMLSVSAIMMPAETNGLNQLPKHLYPHGTAVMTTLQPVAGAIGVAVFVSIMNARQLQFLQNSGKPQDPDTINQAMVAGVELVYFISFSISIIAVILSFIVYRATPKKTD
- a CDS encoding Mph(C) family macrolide 2'-phosphotransferase, with product MTRHNEIIKCAEKYQLHIQPQTISLNESGLDFQVAFGKDKHGVEWVLRLPRRPDVYKRTKPEKQTVDFLQKNVSFEIPKWKVHAKDLIAYPKLTGKPAATIDPEIQNYVWEIEHKPLPENFINTLAETLVDLHNIPEENINVQHINIKTIQEIKNDFQRRMNKVKETYGVSDELWNRWKQWLENDELWPRHATMIHGDLHPGHIMVDNQANVTGLIDWTEATHSDPSMDFIGHHRVFDDEGLEQLITAYGKAGGEIWPRMKEHIIELNAVFPMFIAEFAMESGESAYETMALKELGMKE